CGCTGCCTTCTCTGCTGCATTCACCTCACCAGGACCTCACCTTGCAAATGGGAACAAGCCCACAACTATTGTCCCAAGTGTCTACAAAAACCTCGTCCCAAAGCCGGCTGCACCTCCTTCCAAGCCCAGTCCATGGAAAGCTAACAGGACAGAACACAAAGCGGGCTCGCTCTCCTCTAGCCGGGATTCTGCCTTTACCAGTCCAGTTGCTGTCACCAAACCAGTAGTACTGGCAAGTGGCTCAGTACTTCCCTCTCCCAAAGAGAGCCCCTCCAGCACCACCCCTCCCATCGAGATTAGCTCCTGCTGATTAACCAAGCTGACTCGTCGGACCACAGACAAAAAGAGTGAGTTCCTGAAGACCCTGAAGGATGATCGGAATGGAGAGATCTCAGAGAACCGAGAATGTGACAAGCTGGAGGACGTAAGAGCAAAAGATTTCTTGGGAGGATGAGGTGGAATATAGAGGGAAACATTGCTGGAAACTTCTTCCTCTTGTTTCTGGATCATTGTTGGATCTGTAgcactttaattttaattctggTGAAGGAACTAAAAAATTATTTGCATGCTTAAGTATTAGTAATGGACATACATTGTACCAAAAATCCATTTGCAGTTTATAATTTTCTAccccaaaatacatttttttctcctggaaaAACATTAAGCATTTTCTAGCATGTCTAACTCAGTTATGATCTATGTAAAGTTTTATAGCAaccagcagcaagagctagatTAATAGCCAGCCATATTTAGATTAAAACCCTAATGGCAGTTACCAAATTGACTTCTGTGTCACCAAAACTGAAGTCACCCcatgaggaaaaaataatgcAGCACAACCAACATCAAACACCTCCTGTGCCTCAGTTCTAGCAGAGAAATAGAGCTAGGCTAAGACTGAGTTTCTGTCCTTAAAGTTGACGGTCTAGAAGTGGCTGAGTTCTGATTAGCACAAATAATGAGTCCCCCCATAGACATTCATGTTCCTGAGAGCTCtcttcagagttataattatgtaaaatgagTGTTTGGTTAAAGCCAAATGGAACCGTGCATTGGGAATCCAAATAACTTAGCCACTAAGTGAAGCATGGCTGGGTATTATCAAATGTAGGTCAGGGTAGAGGGAAGCACTAATCAACTAGGAGAAACTGTTCTGGATCTGATCAGGGCCCATTtggcctttgtattcccagtgtctgacacatagtaagtgccaaGTGATTACTTATGCCCAACTGGGCTGCCTTAGCTGGTGATAAGTGATTCTGGATCAGGCCAGTGGTTGAACTGATGTCCTCAGAGCTCTCATATTCCACCTCTGAGATTTTAGAAGGATGATAGCTAGGCATGTAGGatgaagaagagcaataagaaagGTAGGTTAAAAGGTTTTTCAACGCCAGTCAATAGAACTGTTACTATTAACTGTAATACATGGTATTGCCTGGAAACTTAATCAGTGAGGTACAAGTCAAAGCACTTCATGGTCCAGAGCTGAATCAGTGGCATGGTATGAGGAAAATGACATGAGTTTGAACCCTGCTTTAGACATTAGctattgggtaagtcacttaacctctgtttgcctcattttcttcctctacaaaatAGGGAAtcatagcacaatgcctggcacgtagtaagggtttaatgtttattctcttccctttgtgAGGGGGAAGGATGaggcagatgaggaaatcaaagaaagCTTTTTGGAGTAGGTAATGTATGAATTGAGCTTTAAAGGCTATATAGGAATTAAAGAAGCAGGTCTAGTGCACCATAGGTAGAGTACGACTTGGGCCTGAGGAAGAGGAGGCCTGTCTGACAAGATCTGGCAGAGTCCAGGGCTGCTGGTAAGGCAGTGGCTATGAGAATTCAGACAAAAATAGATCTAGAACCTGGCTAGAagaaccctctcattttacaaaagaggaaacagattcTGGAGCCAGTATAGGATTGAGCTTGGAAACTAATCAAAGGGGAAATGCTTATTGCTACAGGATTATAAGAGTAGGTATCTGGGTGCAGCCAGAAATAttgaaggggagaaagaagacactcggggtttgggtttgtttttttaacctttgccttctgtcttagaatcagtactaaatattgcttccaaggcaaaaaagtggtaagggctaggcaatgggggtaaagtggtTACATAggtaggaattatctgaggccaggtttgaacacCAGGACCTCTTGTTGCCAGacctctatccaccatgccacctagctgccccgtgCCTactgtttttccctttcctttttttggtggtttttttaTACCCAAGTTTAAAAATTTACATTATCCCTAAtgcatttcatcttattagactCAACCCAGTGTCCTAGAGTCCCATGTTGGCAAAGCCGTGGCACTTCTTCCCTCTGCTATctgggctcacaggcagcttgaaggtgcactTTGTGATCTCAAAAATGTTCACCAATGCTAGCCTAACCTATCAAGGCCCTTTTGGATCCTTACAATGCCATCCGGTAATGTTTGCTGTCTTTCCTAGCTTTGCATTATCTGCACATTTGACAAGCAGTATCATCTCTGCCTTTTTCCACATAAGGGGTAGAAATGTCAAATGACATAAGTTCAAACACAGATTCCTTAGAGCACTCCACTGGAAACCTTCAGCCTTGTTCGCATTAAACCATCAGTAATTACTCTTTGAATCTGGCCATCCCACTTCAAGTATCCTTCAAATACTAAAACACAGATGTTGTGTCTCTCCCATGTCTTCCTCACGAAACATACCTTTTAAAgccattaccttttttttttcctcattacttTGTCCCAAATTGTACCAAAGTAAAATCACTTCAGACAGTGCTTCCAAACATTCCAAAATTGCTCAGTCTCAAAGCGATTCTTCCTTTCCACCATTGTCTTTTGTAAGTTTGAGCACCATCATATTTGGGGAAATCACACTTAGGATTGCAGGAGCATCCTGGAGCCTCTCCTAAAATCCATGAGAGCCCTGCTCCTTTCTAAGCCAAATGTGTTCCTGAGCTCTGGAAATCTTGTGCTATTTTTAGTAACCCACGCTGCACTTAAGGAAACCTCATTTTGCTCCTTATTTTAAGTCTTAGGTCCCAGCCAGTAGGGCTTGGGGCTGAGAAGATGACATCCACATCCATAACAGAGAATGTTTACCAGGTAACCACTCACGTGGTACCACTTGGGGATCTTAATTCTCTTATCACAGAAGCCTAAGCAATTGGCCCCAAGATCTATTTCATTGTACcagtggggttttttgtttttttgttttagttaaaCTGATGACAAGGTCTTGGGGACTGTCTTAAGTGAATTCTACCAGGGTTAGGATTTAGTGTGTGTGCTGGCTTCAGTCTCACCTGTCCCCCTCACCATAAGTCTTTTATTACTCTGCTCAGCCCCCAGCTGGTGTTGGTGTTCTATAGATAAGCCACCCTAAGAAAAAAGGTTTATGAACTAACCTTGGCCAGGACAGCTGCTGCTTGTACTCTTTAGGGAGTTTGCTAACCCTGGACACCCACATCTCCCTCGGTTGggccaggagggagggagaattttCTGTGCTTAGGTACTCGGGACTGCTCACTTGCCAAGAGTGCTTTTCCCAGATGGTTTCTTTGTTCCCTGCTGCAGATGGAGGGGAACAGCACACCAGAACCAAAGGAAAATGGGGAGGAGAGTTGCCATCAGAATGGCCTCACTCTCCCTTtaatggaagagggagaaggcctctctctctcattggaaGCAGAACACAGGTTATTGAAAGCAATGGGCTGGCAGGAATACCCAGAGAATGACGAGAATTGTCTTCCCCTCACGGAGGACGAGCTAAGAGAGTTCCACATGAAgacagagaagttaagaagaaaTGGCTTTGGGAGGAACGGATTCTCTCAGAGCCACCGACGCCTCTCCAGCCTCTTTGCCACTTGGAGAAATGCTTTTAAGCCTGAGGCTGAGGACTCGGGGACAGAAACAAGCAGCAGCGAAACTTCCGATGACGAGGCCTGAGCCGAGAGTGAGGGCTCCACTCTCAGTCACAGGGGTTTGGATTAGAGTTGTTTAAATGAAAccgttctttttcctttcttttttcattcattgctGTTGAATCCTTCATGCACAAGGGAATGATCGAATCCCAAAGAAGAGAGATTGGCTTGTTGGGCTTTTTTGGTTCAGCCCGTTCTATGCTTAATAGAGAAGTTTGTATAGCTGGGAAattggtgataaaaaaaaataaaataaatctagaaCCACgcgcatacatacatatacacacacaaacagacaaacacaaacacacatggcCATGTGCACATGTGTGTAGGACAATAAAGCAGTCTGACCGACCTGGCAGAAGTGAGCAAGAGGCCTACCTTGGCAGCCAAGAGCTTTCTGACCCAGCCCCACCCACCCCAGCCAGCCCCCCCTGCCTGCCCTGGGCCTCCTGGAGTCCAGGGCTACTCACAATGTGCTCAAACAATCATTGTCAATGACAAAATGACTACAGAAGATATAATTGTGTTAAATTAATGCAAG
The window above is part of the Gracilinanus agilis isolate LMUSP501 chromosome 4, AgileGrace, whole genome shotgun sequence genome. Proteins encoded here:
- the GPBP1L1 gene encoding LOW QUALITY PROTEIN: vasculin-like protein 1 (The sequence of the model RefSeq protein was modified relative to this genomic sequence to represent the inferred CDS: substituted 1 base at 1 genomic stop codon), giving the protein MAQHDFVPAWLNFSTPQSAKSPAATFEKHGEHLSRGEGRFGVSRRRHNSSDGFFNNGPLRTPGDSWHQPSLLRHDSVDSGVSKGTHAGLAGNQSGWHGSARGHDGMSQRGGGGAGTHRHWNGSFHSRKGSAFQEKPPTEAREEKKEEKAEKLQFEEEDFPSLNPEAGKQSHPSRPVGTPSGVWENPPSAKQPTKMLVIKKVSKEDPAAAFSAAFTSPGPHLANGNKPTTIVPSVYKNLVPKPAAPPSKPSPWKANRTEHKAGSLSSSRDSAFTSPVAVTKPVVLASGSVLPSPKESPSSTTPPIEISSCXLTKLTRRTTDKKSEFLKTLKDDRNGEISENRECDKLEDVRMEGNSTPEPKENGEESCHQNGLTLPLMEEGEGLSLSLEAEHRLLKAMGWQEYPENDENCLPLTEDELREFHMKTEKLRRNGFGRNGFSQSHRRLSSLFATWRNAFKPEAEDSGTETSSSETSDDEA